Part of the Candidatus Acidiferrales bacterium genome is shown below.
CAGACAAATAACGGATTTGCTCGAGGCACAAGGAATAACAGTGGCAACGCCGGTCCAGGAAGAAATTATTCCGGCGATTGCAAACGGACAGGATGTGCTCGCACAATCTGAAACGGGATCGGGAAAGACACTGAGCTTTGCAATCCCAATTATCGAAAATCTTCAGAGGAGCGATGGACTGCGGGCGCTTGTCCTTGTACCGACGCGGGAGCTTTGCATGCAAGTCACGGGAGAATTCTTCAAGTATTCGTCAGGCAAACATCTCGGCATCGTTTCGGTGTACGGCGGAGTCTCAATCAGTATGCAGGCATCGAAACTGCGCAGCGCAAACATTATTGTAGCAACTCCAGGGAGGCTCATCGACCTGATGAACAGGAATGCCGTGAAGTTGTCTTCCATAAAATATTTTGTCTGCGATGAGGCTGACAGGATGTTGGATATGGGATTTATCAGAGACGTCGAAAAAATCGCGCGCCAGCTTCCGCCCGAACATCAAACGATGTTGTTCAGCGCGACTGTATCGAAGGAGATCGAGAGACTTGCAGGGAAGTATCTGCGCAACCCAAAGAATGTGCGGTTGGCGTCCACGGTGAAGCCGATATTCCTGCGGCAGACATATTGCACTGTTGCGCCCGAACGGAAAATGGATTTGCTGGCTGGTCTTCTCAAGGAAGAGCGTCATCTGGCGATAATTTTCTGCAACAGGAAACACATCACCGTGAAGCTCGCAAAGAGATTGGGCGGAATGGGCATACATGCCCGCTGTCTCAACGGCAACATGTCGCAGCCGCAGCGCGAGCGCGTGACCAGCGAATTCCGGCAGAATAAATTCAACGTACTTGTCGCGACAGATGTGGCTGCACGCGGTCTTGACATAGACAACGTTTCGCATGTTTACAATTATGAGATTCCAAAAGATGTTGAATCTTATACGCATCGCGTCGGACGAACGGCACGTGCGGGGAAAAAAGGTGAGGCGATCTCACTCGTCGCGACGGAAGATGAGAAGAAATTTTTTCAACAGATACTCTTCAAATACCGCGGCGAAATATCACTGAGAGATACCGGCGAAATGATGAGGTACCCTGTCCCGAAGGGATCCATTCGGGCAAGTGTCAACATCCTGAAGCCTGAGCACAACGAGAGAAAGTCAGGGACTGCGTGGAAGAAAAGATGGCATCGAATGATGGGCCACGAAGGTAAGGCGCGTTAGCCGAGCCTTCCTATTTCGTAGTCTTCTCTTCCAGGGAAATTGTTGCTCCGTGGCAATATGATCTCTGCTAATTTCGGCCTCAACGAAATTCACGAACGTTTGAATGTTATATTGTTCAATGAGGAGACACATGAAAGAAAAAAGCGATGGTAAGCTCACGATCCAGGTTGCCACGGCAATTCCCAAGACGCTGCATTCGCGGGATTCTGCCGACAGGTTGGTCAGGACCGCCGTAAGTTTTTGGAGAGCGAGGCCCGACAGAAGCAAGAAAGATCTAACTGCGTTGGTCCTCGATTTCAATGGCATCGCACAACTGTCCGAGTCTGCTGCAAGCGCACTCGTCGAGTTTCGCCTGGAATTCTCGGGGGATAACGACCCCGCGATAGAGTTTTCAAATATGACGAATTCCGTCAAAAAGACCTTTGCAGGGGCCGAAAAATCTTTGCGTCGATTTCAAAAGAGGATTAACGGGCGGGGAAAGAAGAAGAGCAGTTTTATTATAGAGGTTTAGGCTCTTAAGGAAAAAGTAAGCGGGGGTGAAATACATCCGGTTGCGTCCGTTACGCTGAGATAGAAACTCGATATCTTCTTGAGAAGTTTGTTTTTTCGAGAACCCGCGCAAATTATTTAGCAAGTCCAGTTAGTTGAGTCTTTTCCTCTCTTATGACCCTGCGTAAATAGCGCGACTATAGCCCCCTTCGAGGAACTAATCCCTTTGACTGATTTCATAATGACATAGGATTCTGTATTTTGACTGTCAATGAAAAGTGTGTCCAGGTTATTTCCCGAGGGCTCATCTAGAATTTGTTATCGATACAGGAATACGTGAGATTGTTTTATTGAGCAGCGAACCTGAATCAAAAGGAAAAAATCATGAGCAAAGGTCAAAACAGTAAAAAGAACACAAAGAAAGAGCCGGCGAAATCCAAGAAGGAAAAGAGAGCGGCTAAGAGAGAGAAGAAGAATGAAAAGTTGAATCGGGGGCTTGTCAACGAATAACACCGTTGAGGTGCTGATGAAGGCAGCTTCGTTCTGAAGCCAATGCATCCGGATTATTTAAGAAGACCCCCGATTAGCCGTCAACCCACCGCTCCGAGGAACTAATCCCTTTGACTGATTTTATGATGATACTGGCTTCTTTATTTTGGACATTGACGAAAGGCAACGGTAAGAGAGGACGAGCAGCACCAATCCATTCTTTCTTTCAACTGCACGGAAGTCAACTGAACGTTAAAAACAGGAGCCATTATCAAACGTAAACTTCATATAGGAATAATCGACCTCGTAACGAAGGGGCCGACGCGTGCTCTATGGGCGCGTGTAATGAATGCAAACTTCGCGAGCATCATGCCGCAGATACTTGGAGTGTGGTGCGAGGAGCTGGGCCACGATGTTACGCTCGTATGCTACACAGGTTTTGAAAACTTAGTAGACGAGCTTCCGCAAAATGTCGACATAGTTTTTATCGGTGCGTTCAGCGAGGCAGGACAGACAGCGTACGCACTGAGCAATCTTTTCAGATCGCGCGGCGCCATCACCGTACTCGGCGGCCCGCATGCGCGCTGTTATCCGCAGGATGCGCAAAAATATTTCGACTACGTCGTTGGTCTGACGGATAAAAAGGTCATCGAAGAGGTGCTCAACGATTGCTCGCAGCATCGGCCGGTCGGCTTGCACCTCACAGCGAAGCAGCAGCCCGCTTCGATTCCAGGAGTGCGTGAGCGATGGAAGTTTATCGAGGCGACGCTCAAGAAAGCGCCTATAGTAAAATTGGTCCCGATGATCGGGAGCTTGGGATGTCCTTATACATGCAGCTTCTGCATTGATTCTGTCATTCCTTACCAGCCGCTCGACTTCGGTGTGTTGAAGGAAGACCTGTCGTTTCTTCTCGAGAAGTTCAGACGTCCGGTTGTCGGCTGGCACGATCCGAATTTCGGAATAAGATTCGACGACTATATGAACGCTATCGAAGAAGCAGTACCTCCGGACAGCATAGACTTTATTGCCGAAAGCAGCTTGTCGTTGTTATCGGAGGAACACGTAAAGAGGCTTAAGCGCAATGGCTTCAAAGCAATTCTGCCCGGGATTGAGTCATGGTACGAGCTTGGAGGGAAGTCCAAGACGAACGGAATCTCCGGCATGACAAAAGTCAAGCGCGTCTCTGAACACGTTAACATGATCATGCAGCATATCCCATACGTGCAAGCTAATTTTGTCTTAGGACTCGG
Proteins encoded:
- a CDS encoding DEAD/DEAH box helicase, producing MKSASFVLGRQITDLLEAQGITVATPVQEEIIPAIANGQDVLAQSETGSGKTLSFAIPIIENLQRSDGLRALVLVPTRELCMQVTGEFFKYSSGKHLGIVSVYGGVSISMQASKLRSANIIVATPGRLIDLMNRNAVKLSSIKYFVCDEADRMLDMGFIRDVEKIARQLPPEHQTMLFSATVSKEIERLAGKYLRNPKNVRLASTVKPIFLRQTYCTVAPERKMDLLAGLLKEERHLAIIFCNRKHITVKLAKRLGGMGIHARCLNGNMSQPQRERVTSEFRQNKFNVLVATDVAARGLDIDNVSHVYNYEIPKDVESYTHRVGRTARAGKKGEAISLVATEDEKKFFQQILFKYRGEISLRDTGEMMRYPVPKGSIRASVNILKPEHNERKSGTAWKKRWHRMMGHEGKAR